Part of the Imperialibacter roseus genome, CCGAAGAAAGCCAGCCGGTACTGATTTTGGTGATAGTATTTCAAGAGGAACAGGGAGGGAAGCAGGTAAATCGCACACGTAACAAGCAGCCAGCTACCAAACGACGGCAGCCAGAACATTTGGTAGCCCACCCACATTTGAACAACTGTTTGGAGTGTGTTAGCGACAATGTATAGGCCAATAAGAAAGCTTCCAAAAAAATAGAAATCTCGGTTGATGGGAAAAGCTTTCATGGTGGTAAGTGTTTAATGGCCAGTGAATTCAATGAAATATACGAAAGATAACGGTAATGTTTCGTTCAAATTATGTTCACTCAACAGGAGCATCCTGCCTCCAATGGGCATTCAAACATCTCCACATCAGGGTTAGGTGGTGGCAAAATTTTACGTTTCATTGTTACCTTCTCCATTAATCGCAGTTATGCCATCAATGTCGTTTAGTTAAGAGCATTTTGCCCTTAATCCCTAAAGGGGCCTACTAATGGTCATTGTATCGCCCTTTAGGGCCAGGGATAAAAATGGAATTGGGCGACGGAACCTCTTAACTAAACGACATTGGTTATATCACCATGAAATCACTGAATTCATGCGCATCACTATTAAGATTGCTTTTAGGATTTAAATATTTTAATTACATTTAGTATTAAAATAAAAATCATGGGCAAGTATTCAATAGGGGAGTTCGAGGAAATTGTGTTGTTGACCGTGGCGGTGCTTTACGGCAACGCCTACGGTATCACCATCAAAGAAGAAATAGAAACAAGGCTCAGGCGGTCGGTGAGTGTGGGTGCCATGCGCATTGCCCTTAAGCGGCTTGAGAAGAAAGGCTTTCTGACATCCGAGTTTGGCGAGGCCACTGCCGTAAGGGGCGGGAAGAGAAAACGTTTTTTCAAAGTAACCCCCTTTGGGAAGAAGGCGCTTGAAGAGGCCATGGCGGCTCGTCAGCAACTTTGGGAGGCCATTCCGGCAGTCGCCTTCGACTTTAAGTTTATATGAGCAACAAACCTATAGAAAAGTCCATTCCATCGCCGCCCAAGTGGCTACTGACGTTTCTTCGCTGGTTCTGCGATCCGGATCTACTGGAAGACGTGGAAGGCGACCTGACTGAATTATTCGAGCGGCGGGCGGAAAGCAGTTCAACCCGGGCACGGTGGCTATTTGCGTTGGATGTATTAAAGCTCCTCCGGCCAGGTATCGTCAAAAACGTTGCATTTGTCACAACTCAAAATAACAACGCTATGCTATTCAATCACATTAAAATGGCGATTCGCCATGCGCTGAGGTACAAAGGGTACACTGTGCTCAATCTTTTCGGGCTCATTGTGGGGCTTACGTCGAGTATGCTTATTCTACTATGGGTCAACGATGAGGTAGAAAAGGACCAGTTTCATGTAAACGCCGACCGCATCTATCAGGTATGGCGCAATATGTACCAGGCCAACGGTGAGGTTATCACCACCGGAAGCATTCCCGGCCCTTTGGGAGATGCGCTGGCCAACAATTACCCAGAAGTGGATGAAGTAACCTACTACAGCTGGGAGCTGGAGCTTTTGTTTCGCCTCGACGAAAACGTGTCTTATGAAAAGGGGAGGTATGTGTCACCCGAATTCTTCAGCATTTTTAGTTTTCCTTTTGCCGCAGGTGATCCGGCGAGCGCTTTGAAAGACCCGCATTCGGTTGTAATCTCCGAAAAACTCGCTAAAAAGTATTTTGGAGAAAGCTGGAAAACAGCTGCATTAAGTAAGGTGATTAAAATAGATGAAAGTCAGGAGTTTACAGTGTCTGGCATTTTTGAAGACATCGGTAGTCAGTCTTCAATGACTTTTGATTTTGTGCTCCCTGCCCACGAGTACATCGCCCGTAACGAGTGGATCAAGAGCTGGTTCAATGGCGGTTTTAGTATCTACTTTACAGTGAAGCCTGGCGCCGATCTGGCCGCCGTGCAGCAAAGGATAGAGCAGGAGATCAACAAAAATACAGACAATGCAGCTGATGAGCGGCTCATGGTGCTGAAGGCCACAGACACCTACCTGCATTCCAATTTCAAAAACGGCGTGCCCTCCGGTGGACGGGTTCAATATGTGAGAATACTTACGATCATCGCTATTTTTCTACTAGTGATTTCCTGCATCAACTTCATGAACCTTGCTACAGCCAGGGCCAGCCGGAGAACGAAAGAAATTGGCGTTAGAAAGGTGCTTGGCGCCCAAAGGCGCACGCTGGGGCAGCAGTTTATGGTAGAATCATTCATGATCACCATTGTAGCAGCATTGCTTTCCATAGGATGTGTGCTGCTCATCATCCCTTACTTCAACGGCCTTACGGACAAACAGCTCTACCTTGATTTTACAGACGCAAGGTTTTGGATGGGGATATTCGCTTTGATTGCTGTTACCGGCTTGCTTTCCGGGAGTTACCCTGCTTTGCTATTGCCCTCCTTCAAAGTGACTAACTCGCTGAAAGGAGCAGTCCGGCAGTCTGCCTCAAGCATCTATTTCAGAAACGGCCTTGTCGTTTTCCAGTTTGCTTTGTCCATTATTCTGATCATTGGAAGCCTGGTGGTCGCCCGGCAGATGAATTTTGTGCTCCACAAAAACCTGGGCCTCGACAAAGAAAACATGGCATACTTGTACATGCCGCAGGACCTGGCCAACCGAAGGGACGTATACAGAACCGAGTTGCTCAATATACCCGAGGTAAAGGAAGTGTCTTTTGCCAGCGGCAATCCACTGCAATACGGCCGCTCAACAGGCAGCTCGCAGTGGGACGGCAAAGATCCCAATGCAGAAATAGAAGTCAATGTATTGATGGTGGATTTGGGTTTTTTCTCTTCCATGGGAATGGAGATAGTTGACGGTCGTGATTTCTCGAAGGACTTCGCCTCGGACACTGCCAATTATATCATCAACGAAGTAATGGCCGACATCATGGGTTTCAACGAGCCACTGGGTCAAAACCTGTCTATTTGGGGTAGCAAAGGCAAAGTGATCGGCATCGTGAAAAACTTTCACATGCAAAGCCTGTATGAGCCGATTGCGCCTGTTATTGTTACCTACAATCCTTCGTACACCTCGGTAGCACTCATCAGACTTCAAAACGACATACCCAAGGCCATAGCAGGTATTGAAAAGGTAACAACGGCCCTTAGCCCTGCTTTTCCCTTTCAGTATGAGTTCATGGACACCAGCTATGCCGCATCCTACCGCACTGAAATGTCGCTCAGCGCTCTGGTGAACATTTTTGCCATCGTATCGATCTTTATTTCCTGCCTGGGGCTGTTTGGACTGTCGTCCTTTTCAGCCGACCTGCGTTCCAAGGAAATTGGCATCAGAAAAGTGCATGGTGCCAGTGTAGCAGGGTTAGTCATGCTACTTTCGAGAGACTACGCCAGACTGATGATTGTCGCCTTTGTGCTGGCGGCACCGGTGGCCTGGTATTATATGCAGGAGTGGCTCAACGGTTTTGCCTTTAGAACTGACCTAACGTTGACCGCTTTTCTGCTGGCTGGGCTCACTGCATTCGTAGTAGGTGCTCTGACAGTGAGCGTGAAGTCGTATCAGGCAGCGAGTGTGAATCCGACGAGAACGCTGAAGGATGAATGAATCGTACTGCATAAGGCTCGGCAAATCGGCTCGCTACTCTATTGCAACGGAATACTGCATGATTTGCGACAATTAGCTGTCCTAATCCGAATATTGTCTTTAGGCACCATTTACCTTAACTTCAATAAGATGGAAAGGAACTTAACAAAATTCATACTCTTCTGCGCTAGCTTGTTGGCAAGCTGCCAGCAGAGCTATGAAATCCAGGACATTGAAGGCCTCTGGCAACTGGAAACCTACGAGCAAGATGCTTTGGCAAAATCGTTTAGTCCTGTCTTTTTGGAAATCAATGACAATAG contains:
- a CDS encoding PadR family transcriptional regulator, giving the protein MGKYSIGEFEEIVLLTVAVLYGNAYGITIKEEIETRLRRSVSVGAMRIALKRLEKKGFLTSEFGEATAVRGGKRKRFFKVTPFGKKALEEAMAARQQLWEAIPAVAFDFKFI
- a CDS encoding ABC transporter permease produces the protein MSNKPIEKSIPSPPKWLLTFLRWFCDPDLLEDVEGDLTELFERRAESSSTRARWLFALDVLKLLRPGIVKNVAFVTTQNNNAMLFNHIKMAIRHALRYKGYTVLNLFGLIVGLTSSMLILLWVNDEVEKDQFHVNADRIYQVWRNMYQANGEVITTGSIPGPLGDALANNYPEVDEVTYYSWELELLFRLDENVSYEKGRYVSPEFFSIFSFPFAAGDPASALKDPHSVVISEKLAKKYFGESWKTAALSKVIKIDESQEFTVSGIFEDIGSQSSMTFDFVLPAHEYIARNEWIKSWFNGGFSIYFTVKPGADLAAVQQRIEQEINKNTDNAADERLMVLKATDTYLHSNFKNGVPSGGRVQYVRILTIIAIFLLVISCINFMNLATARASRRTKEIGVRKVLGAQRRTLGQQFMVESFMITIVAALLSIGCVLLIIPYFNGLTDKQLYLDFTDARFWMGIFALIAVTGLLSGSYPALLLPSFKVTNSLKGAVRQSASSIYFRNGLVVFQFALSIILIIGSLVVARQMNFVLHKNLGLDKENMAYLYMPQDLANRRDVYRTELLNIPEVKEVSFASGNPLQYGRSTGSSQWDGKDPNAEIEVNVLMVDLGFFSSMGMEIVDGRDFSKDFASDTANYIINEVMADIMGFNEPLGQNLSIWGSKGKVIGIVKNFHMQSLYEPIAPVIVTYNPSYTSVALIRLQNDIPKAIAGIEKVTTALSPAFPFQYEFMDTSYAASYRTEMSLSALVNIFAIVSIFISCLGLFGLSSFSADLRSKEIGIRKVHGASVAGLVMLLSRDYARLMIVAFVLAAPVAWYYMQEWLNGFAFRTDLTLTAFLLAGLTAFVVGALTVSVKSYQAASVNPTRTLKDE